The following nucleotide sequence is from Halobacillus mangrovi.
TCGAGAATAATAATGCTATTTAATGGAAGAAACGTTAAGAAACGATCGATAAAAGGTTGTGAAGAGGTTAAAACAAGTGGCGGGTTGCTTTGATCCATTCTACGGCCATCAGCTCGTCTCCTCGCTCATTCATATGAACCCCATCAGTCGTAAGCGGAGTCAGAACTTTGCCGCGCAGTTGCTTAATGAATGCCCCATGAAGTGGAACATAACTACATTCAAATTGCTCAGCCGCCTCCCTCACCGCTTGTACATACTCTTTGAGCTTCTTGTTTCCTTCTGACTCAGGATCTTCCCCTATGATCGTAGGCTCCATCAAAACAATCGAAAGATTCAATTCTTCTATAGTTTTCTTAAGTAATTGAACATACGTATCTTTAAACTGCTCAGGGGAAATTTGGTTCATTTCTGGTGAATCCAACTGCCTCCAGACATCGTTGACCCCTATGGAAATGGATAAAAGATCAGGGCGTTCAGCAAGGACATCCTGATCCCATCTATTCGCCAGATCAACAATCTGGTCACCTTCTACACCTCGATTCAACACGTTATCAAGTGGAAGACCTAATTTTTCTACCACTTTATGTACATAGCCATTTCCGATTCCCTTCGTGTCATCAAACCTACCGCTTTCTGTAATACTGTCACCGATAAATAGGATTTTTGAATACTTCAAAATAAAGCTCTCCTCCGGTTTTCTTTATTAAGACACTTGATACATATGCATTTCTAACTCTTTCCGAACCTCATCTGGAATCCGCTCTGACTTCTGTGATTGCAAATTAAAATTTACATATGTCACGGTTCCTTTAGCACACATATGCTCATCCTGCCACAATTCCTCGTATAATTCTAAACTGGAATTTCCGATTCTTTTCACCCAAGTATAAATCGTTACATCTGTCCCAAAGTAGATTTGACTCAGATAATCGACGTTCATATTCAGAATGATCATTTTCCAATTATCAAAGGAACTATCAGGTGTAAACAGTTTAAAAATCTCATTTCTAGCGGCCTCAAACCAGACAGGGATGGTCGTGTTGTTAATATGACCGACCCCATCTGTTTCCGAGACCCGTGGCTCTATGATTTTTTTGTACATAATTTCCTCCCGGGACCTAGCTATGAGTTAATTCTCCTCGTAGAGCGTTAAAGTATATTTGCCGCACCGCTGTTTCTGAGAGAGGTTTTGGACTGCGCTTTAACAGACGTGTTTGTTGAAGGCCGTTATCTACAAGCCGCTCCATATCTTTTTCCTCAATATCATAAACGCTTAGTGTTGTTGGTAGTCCGACGTCTTCCACTAATTCCAGTAAATAGCGAACGACGCTTTGTGCAACTTGACGATTTGTTTTTCCTTCAACAGGAACACCAAGCGCTTTTCCAATTCCAGCCATCTTATCTAAACATGCTGGAAAAATAGAATCATAAACGAAAGGAAGCAAAACAGCATTGGATTCCCCATGGGGAACTTTGTGTAAACCGCCTAAAGGATAAGCTAAAGCGTGAACACCTGCTACACCGGCATTATAAAAACTCAATCCTGCCTGCATACTGCCAAGCGCCATCTGTTCTCGTGCTTTGTAATCGCGATCGTTCCAGACAGCGGATCTTATATTTCTGCTGATTCTCCCAATTGCCTCTAAAGCTAAAGAATCTGTTAAAGGCGTCGCATGCTTCGACGTATAGGCTTCAATCGCATGTGTGAGAGCATCCATACCGCTGGAAGCTGTAACGTTTGGTGGTAAGGTATAGGTCATAACAGGGTCGATAATTGCATAGTCAGCAAGCAGATAAGGGTGCGTCATCACATCTTTTGTATCTTCCAAAGAAAATACGGAGATATCCGTCACTTCTGCCCCCGTTCCTGATGTAGTCGGAATTAAAACTTTCGGTACCCCTCTTGATTCAAATTTTTGTTGCCCACTTAAATTTAAGAAATCTTCCACTCCGCCTTTGTTATCGATGAATACAGCCGCTGCTTTCGCAAGGTCTAGCGCGCTTCCTCCTCCGACCCCTACGACAAGTTCTGCTTGCGATTCTCTTGCTTGTTCTACCATTTGATTTCCTACATTCAAAGAAGGTTCAGGGACAACATCAGTGCTAATCGTAACCTCTACACCCTCCCCCTCTAAGATATGTATGATAGGATCGATCACTTGCAAGTCTTTTAAAGCAGGATCTGCCACTACAAATACCCGATGAACTTTAAGCTCTTGTAATACATCTTGCAGCCTGCTCAATGATCCTTCTCCGTAATAGACCTTTTTAGGTGAAACGAACTGATACATGTCTTTCACTCCTTTTTTATGATACTCAAAATTCTCATTCCCTAATTTTTATTAAAAAACACTATAGCTTTATAAAATGTTTAAAAGGAATGTCATAGATTGCGATTGGCTTGAAGTTTAAAAATTTGAGATGATAAAGCTATGAATATACTTTTTTAGCCGATTAGAAAAAT
It contains:
- a CDS encoding acyl-CoA thioesterase — translated: MYKKIIEPRVSETDGVGHINNTTIPVWFEAARNEIFKLFTPDSSFDNWKMIILNMNVDYLSQIYFGTDVTIYTWVKRIGNSSLELYEELWQDEHMCAKGTVTYVNFNLQSQKSERIPDEVRKELEMHMYQVS
- a CDS encoding iron-containing alcohol dehydrogenase, with amino-acid sequence MYQFVSPKKVYYGEGSLSRLQDVLQELKVHRVFVVADPALKDLQVIDPIIHILEGEGVEVTISTDVVPEPSLNVGNQMVEQARESQAELVVGVGGGSALDLAKAAAVFIDNKGGVEDFLNLSGQQKFESRGVPKVLIPTTSGTGAEVTDISVFSLEDTKDVMTHPYLLADYAIIDPVMTYTLPPNVTASSGMDALTHAIEAYTSKHATPLTDSLALEAIGRISRNIRSAVWNDRDYKAREQMALGSMQAGLSFYNAGVAGVHALAYPLGGLHKVPHGESNAVLLPFVYDSIFPACLDKMAGIGKALGVPVEGKTNRQVAQSVVRYLLELVEDVGLPTTLSVYDIEEKDMERLVDNGLQQTRLLKRSPKPLSETAVRQIYFNALRGELTHS
- a CDS encoding SGNH/GDSL hydrolase family protein, whose translation is MKYSKILFIGDSITESGRFDDTKGIGNGYVHKVVEKLGLPLDNVLNRGVEGDQIVDLANRWDQDVLAERPDLLSISIGVNDVWRQLDSPEMNQISPEQFKDTYVQLLKKTIEELNLSIVLMEPTIIGEDPESEGNKKLKEYVQAVREAAEQFECSYVPLHGAFIKQLRGKVLTPLTTDGVHMNERGDELMAVEWIKATRHLF